In Rhodanobacter humi, the genomic stretch GCGAGGTGGTGCGCCTCGTCCACCACCAGCAGATCCCATGGCGCATCCAGCAGTTGCTGCGCGCGCTTCGGGTTCGCTTCGAGGAAGGCGAAGTCGGCGATCACCAGCTGTTCGTCCTCGAACGGGTTGGCGGGTGCTGCGGCACCGTCCAGCGGCAGATCCAGTGCCTCGCAGCGCTCCTCGTCGTAGATCGCGAAGCTGAGGTTGAAGCGGCGCAGCAGTTCCACGAACCACTGGTAGATCAAGGTGTCCGGGAGCAGCAGCAGCACGCGCGAAGCACGACCGGTGGCGAGCTGGCGCGCCACGATCATGCCGGCTTCGATGGTTTTGCCCAGGCCCACCTCGTCGGCCAGCAGCACGCGCGGCGGCCGGCGCGCGGCGGCGATGCCGGCCACGCGCAACTGGTGCGGCACCAGGCCCACGCGGGCGGCACCCAGGCCCCACATCGGCGAGCGGCGCGCCTCGGCGCGGCGGCGCAGGCCTTCCAGGCGCAACTCGAACTGGCTCACCGGATCGGTACGGCCACCGATCAGGCGGTCGTCGGCCTGGCTCACGCTCTGCTCGTCGTCGAGCTGGCCTTCGTGCAGCTCGCGCCCCTCGCCGCGGTAGATCAGCAGCTCTTCCTTGATCTCCACCCGTTCGACCAGGAACGCGATGCCCTTGCCGGCCACCCGCTGGCCGGCGCGGAACTCCGCGCGTACCAGCGGCGCGGAATCGGCGGCGTAGGGCCGCAGCACGCCGGCCTTGGCGAACAGCACCTGCACGCCGCGTCCCTCGACGCGCAGCACGGTACCGAGGCCGAGCTCGGGCTCGGCGGTGGAGATCCAGCGTTGACCAGGTACGAACATTGCACAGCCGCTTGGGTTCAAGGGCCGACAATTATCCGCGCTGCGGGCGTCAAAGCCCAGCGAAGCCGAATGGGTGCGCGTGCCGATCCATTGCCTCGTCGCGGGCGGCCGGAAGCCTGGAGATATGTGAGCGGGTTCGCGCAGGGTTTTGCGTTTGCGCCGTTCATCGGCCAAATCCGCCCACTGATCGACCGGCCTCTGGCGGCGGTGGCGGCGGCGAGTAGATTCCGCAATCGCAGCAACAGGGGAAGTCCATGCGTGTTTGGTCGCAATCGCGGAGTGTTCCGGTCGTCGGCGTGCCATGCCGTGCACGAGGGTTCACCCTCGTCGAACTGATGATCACGATCGCCGTGGCGGCCGTCCTGCTGGTGATCGCGGTACCGAGCTTCCGCAACATCACCAATTCCAACCGGCTCACCACGGCGGCCAACACCATGGTGAACGCGCTGAATACCGCGCGGATGGAGGCGATCAAGCTGAACGCCACCACCCAGTTTTGCAGCGACTTGGCCGGTAACAACACCGACGGCAGCAGTACCACCAGCGACTCCGCGCTGAGTACAGCCTGTGGTTCGTCCGGCGGTGCAGTCGTTGAACTGACGGGTAGCACCGCCAATTCGCTGCTCGCGGCTACCCAGGGGCTGGCCTTGCCGGTGCAATTGAGCGGCAACATCACCGCTGTCCGCTTCAGTGGGCAAGGGTTGGGCTACAAGGCCACGGACACCAGCAAGACTCCAGTTACAAGCACGATTGCAACCGTATGTGTTGCCGGCTTGAGCGGCAACAACCGCATCGCCATCGGCATGACCACCGGCACCATCATCACCACCACGCCCAGCCCGGGAGCCTGCCCATGACCCATCCTTGGCTGTCTCGAAAGGCGCAGGTTGGCGTAGGGCTGATCGAAGTGCTGGTCGCCGTGCTGGTGCTGTCCATCGGCTTCGTCGGCATCGCAGCGATGCAGGCGCGCTCGCTCTCCACCAACAACAGCGCGATGGCGCGCAGCATGGCCACGGTGGCCAGCTATTCCATCCTCGACGCCATGCGCGCCGACATTACCGGTGCAGAGAGCGGCAACTACAACGGCACGGTCACGGCCAACGCCTGCGGGAGTGCAGGTGCCGCGCTGGATACCCAGCAGCTCTTTGCATGGTGCAGTGAGCTGGCGGCCACTCTGGGCGCCTCAGCCAGTACTACAGGCAATGTCAATTGCAATGCCGTGGCCGGCTCCACCGCGCTCTGCACCATCACCATCCGGTTCGACGACAGTCGTGCCGGCGCAGGCGGCGGTACCGCACAGCAAGTCGTGACCAGGGCCATGCTATGAGCAAGTTGCGAACGACTCACGGCCAACCGCGACACCTAGGTGGCTTCACCCTGGTCGAGCTGATGATCGCCATGTTGCTGGGCCTCATCGTGATCGGTGGCGTCACCAGCGTATTCCTTGCCGGTCAGCAGACCTATCGCGCCAACGAGGCATTGGGCGACGTGGCGGATGGCTCGCGTACCGCCTTCGAGATGCTGTCGCGCGACTTGCGTGACGCAGGCCTCAGCGGATGCGACAACACCAGCGGGCGCGTCGCCAACGTGATCAATCCACCTTATCCGTGGTATTCCGACTGGAACAATGCCTTGCATGGTTACGACGACGCCAGCACGGATCCGGCGCTGACGGGCATCACCGGCAATGGCGCACCGGTACCCAATACCAGTTCAGTGCATGTGATCAGCACGTCCAATACGGACGTTACCGTGTCATGGACGCCGGCACCGAGTTCGGCGGACTTCAAGGTCAGCGGATCCACCACCGAGTTGAATTCGGGAGACCTGATCATGGTCTGCGATTTCGACCATGCCACCTTGCTGCAGATCACCAACTACAACAACAGCAACGTGGACGTGCAGCACAATGATGGCGCCGGCACGCCAGGTAATTGCTCGAAAGGGTTGGGTTACCCGACGGTTTGTACTACGAATGGCGCCGCGTATTCCTTCCCCGGCAACTCGCGGGTAGCCAAGCTCACGGCGGTGGACTGGTACATCGGCACCAACCCGGTGAAAGGCCGTTCGCTTTATCGCCGCACCGTTACCAATGTGGCGGGCACGATCACGCCTGCGTCGCAGGAAATGGTGCGCAACGTCGACAACATGCAAATCAATTACCTCGTCCCGGGTTCCACCTTCGGCAATGCCACCAGTGTGGGCGCCAACTGGGCGACGGTAAGCGCCGCGCAGGTCACGCTGACCGTGGCGAGCACCCTTCAGAGCGTCAACGCCAACAGCGCTGGACCGATCCAGCGCGTGTTCACCACCACGACTGCCGTGCGCAACCGGTTGCAATGACATGAAAACGCCAGGTGCTTCCCATCCGTATCGCGTTCGCTCCCTGTCGTCCGGTATCCGCGCGCAACGCGGCATCGCGCTGGTGGTGGCGCTGATCCTGCTGGTGCTCATCACCCTGGTGGGCCTGGCTGCCATGCGTGGCACCATCATGCAACAGCGGATGGCCTCCAACCTGTACGACCGCGAGCAGGCGTTCCAGAGTGCCGAAGCGGCATTGCGTGCTGCGGCTGCGCAGATACCCACCGACTCCAGCATCATCTGGCACAACTGCCAGGCGGGCGGCACCGTTTGCCAGCCCAATCCGTTCGACAGCAGCGGCTCCAACCCGGCGCCATCCAGCGCCATCCACACCTTGGCCACCGGTACCGGCACCGGTCAGTACACCGCCAGCGCAACGGCCTACGGCCAGCCGCAGTTCGTGGTGGAAAACATGGGCAACTGGGTGGACCAGAGCACCAACACCGGCTTTGGCCAAACCGGCAACTCGCGCAACTACGGCGTGCAGGGTGCCTCCAGTACGGGGGTGTACTACCGCATCACCGCGCGCAACGGCGACCCCGCCGTGGTGGGCGATCGCGCCGTGGTCACCGTGCAAGCCGTCTTCAAACAGGGCTGATAACCAGCCGACGCACCAGGCGCATTTGCGCCGACTCCTTCGGAGAGTGGAAACGCCATGAAATCGACACTGCCGTCGCGCCACCCTCGCGTCCGCGCCTTCGGCCGCGTGCTGGGTACTATGTTCGGCGTCTGGATGCTGGGTGCCGCCTACACGCCCGCCGTGGCGGCGGCTGCGCCCGAGCCGTGGATGGCGGCCGCGCCTGAACCTGCGCCCGCAGCGGCCTCCACTTCCGCACCTGCCTCCTCCTCGACCGTGGCCGTGGACCAGCAGCCGCTGACGGTACAGCCCGCGATCCCACCGAACATCGTGCTGATGCTCGACGACTCGGGATCGATGTATTGGGATTACATGCCGGACTGGGGGTACCTGATCAAGAATGCCGACGGCACATTCTCCTCGCCGAGCAACAACGACCAGCCGCGCAATGCGTCGATCAATGGTGTCTACTACAACCCCAATATCACCTACACGCCGCCACCCAAGGCCGACAGCACAGCAACAACCCCGGATCTTTATCCCAATTCACCGGGACTGACGAACGCCTACTTCGATGGGTTTACCGACACGTCCACGGCTGACGAGCAGGATATAACTTCCTATCAGGCAAACAACAACGCCAATAATAGCGGAGGCAGTAGCTACCCGTACTACACGACGTTTACGGTAACCGTCACCACGACGGATACACCCATTGCGACGACAAGCTACTCCTGCCCAAGCAGTGCGCCAAGTGGCATATACGTAATTGGTAGCGAAAATCCGCCCATTTGTTATCAATGTCCAATCGGTTACACCAGGCTGAAGGGGAGTTCGGTCGTCAATTGCGAAAAAACCAATAGTGGGACAACTACATCCCCCCTCGGAACTGTCGCCTCTACCTCGACGGTAACCTACTCTTGCCCGAGCGGGGACACACAAAGTGGTAGCGGAAGCAGCACCGTATGCACGAATTCCCAGCGGGTCAACAAGAACTATTTCACCTATACCACGGGCTCCAGCAATACCGAGCATTACGTGGGTGCGACTGGTACCTGCGCATTGCTTTCGACGGCGAGTCCAGCCGTAAGCACAAGCCTGTGCGACGAAACTGCGGCTACCCAACAGAACGTGGCCAACTGGTTCTCGTACTACCGCACCCGTATCCTGATGGCCAAGAGCGGCCTGATGACGGCGTTCTCGACAGTGAGCGCGAAGTTCCGTGTCGGGTTTGGCTCCATCAACGGCAGCGGCGCGAGCTGGATCAAGAGCAATCTTGCGAATTACTATCCGTTTTCCACGCCAACGAAGAGTTCCAACTATCTTGCAGAAGTCCAGCCGTTTGGAGATGGTTCCTCGGGCACGCAAAAGGCAAACTTCTGGAACTGGGTGACTGCGCTGAGCGCAAACAACAGCACGCCGCTGCGTTACGCGCTTGATGCGGTTGGCCAGTACTACAGTGGCACGGATTCCACGACACCGGCGAGCAATGCCTGGGACACGATGCTTGGCGATCCGGGTTATGTGGCAGGCGGTGCCAATAGCACCGAGATCGCGTGCCGGCAGTCCTACACCATCCTGACCACGGACGGTTTCTGGAATAGCAGTTTCTCATCGACGGCGGAGAAGGGTGCCAGCAGCGCCGCATGGCCCACCGTGACCGGCCCGAACAACCAGAAGTGGCCACTCGTGGCCGGCAGCAAGCCGCCAGCGCCTTATGCCGGCGGCCTTTATGGGAGCGGCCCGTCTCTGGCCGACGTGGCGATGTACTACTGGGAAAACGACTTGCAACCCGGCGCTTCCGGCCTAAGCAACGAGGTGCCGACCAATTCGGAGGACCCCGCCTTCTGGCAGCACATGACCACGTTCACCATGGGTCTGGGCTTCACGCCACAGGACGCGAAAGGCAATGCGATCAACATGCCGGCCATGTTCAACTGGGCCAATGGCGGAACGCAGCCAACCGGCTGGGGCGGTTGGCCGACGCCGGCGTCCAATTCGATCAACAACATTGCTGACCTCGCCCATGCCGGCTTGAATGGCCATGGTGGCTTTTATTCCGCCACCAGCCCCCAGACCTTTTCAAGCGGCCTGAGCGACGCCCTGAAGCGTGCGCAGGCGCGCACCGGCACCGGCGCCAGCCTGGCGGCCAACTCCACCCAGCTCACCACCGGCACCGAGGCCTACCAGGCAACGTACGAAACTGCCAAGTGGTATGGCGACCTGGAGGCCTTGTCCGTCGATCCGAGCACCGGCGCGATCTCCGGCTCCTGCTCCAGCACCAGCACGGGTTCATGGTGTGCAGACACCCAGTTGGCCAGCAGCGCCACCAGCGGCACGTTCCCGAGCCGGGTCATCTACACCTATGTCCCCGGGTCGGCTACCTGGACGACTGGCACGGGCAGCTTTGTGGCATTCAAGGACAGCGGGACCACGCCGCCGACCCTGTCCAGCAACCAGTTGAGTGCTTTGGGCAGCGGCAGCACCGCGCAGGCGAACATGGTGAACTACCTGCGCGGCGACAACACCCTGGAGGGGAGTACCTACCGCAAGCGCACCAAGGTGTTGGGCGACATCGTGGATTCGCAGCCAGTGTATTCCGGCGCACCCAACCCCAACGAGTTCGAGAACCAGTCGTTCAGCGGCATCAGCAACACTGCGAGCAGCGGCGACAACTCTTTTGAAGCCTTTGCGGTGGGCACCACGAATTCCAGCGGCAAGTCCACCGCCAGCGCGGCGTCCACGCGTGAGTCGCTGGTGTTCGTAGCGGCCAACGACGGCATGCTGCATGCGTTCGATGCCACTACCGGCAACGAGGTTTACGCCTATCTGCCGGGTGCGGTGATCACGGCGGGCCTGAGCAACCTGGCCAACCTGAACTACGGTTCGGACACCGTGCCGCACCAGTACTTCAACGATGGCGAGCTGACCATCGCGGACGTGTTCATTAATTCGACTTGGCACACGGTGCTGGTGGGCACCACCGGCCGCGGCACGGCCAAGGCCATCTATGCGCTGGATATCACCAACCCCGCCAGCATCAAGCCACTGTGGGAGCGTTCCGCCGGAGATGGCGGCACCAATGCTGGCTACATCGGCCAGATGGTGGGCAAGCCGGTCATCGCCCAGGTGGCCGACGGCAACTGGCAGGTGCTGATCGGCAACGGCTACAACAGCACCAACGGCACGGCGGCGCTGCTGGAGTTCAACATCGCCGACGGCACGCTGAGCGTGCATTCGACCGACAGCACGGTTGGCAATGGTCTTGCCGCGCCGGTGACGTGGATGGACACCCCCGCCAATGGCATCAGCATGGAGGCGTATGCCGGCGACCTGCAGGGGCGGGTGTGGATGTTCCCGCTGGACACTGCGACGACAACAACTACCACTTCGGGATCTGGTTCCAGCGCCACCACAACGACGACGACCACCTATGCGGCTGACCTGAGTACGGCGGGCACCAAGGAGTTCACTGCAGATTCGGGTGGCACGGCGCAACCGATCACCGCCGGCATGCTGGCGGGGCGCGACCCGGCGACCGGCAACGTGTGGGTGTTCTTCGGTACCGGCCAGTACCTGAGCAGCGGCGATCTCACCAACAAGCAGGTGCAGAGCTGGTACGGCCTGATCGTGCAGCCAGGCAAGAACCAGCCGGCGCTGCCTTCCCTGCCGACGGATACGCAGAGCGGCAACCTGGTACAGCGCTCGATCATCTATGAAAAGGCCGGCGACAGCACCGCTACGCCGCCGACCCTGGGCGTGCGTGTCGTAACCCCCTTGCCCACGCCCAGCGACATGGGTGGCAAGCTCGGCTGGTACATGGATCTGAAGCAACCCATCCTCAACAGCGACGGCAGCTACAGCGGTAGTGGCAATGCGCAAGGCGAGCGC encodes the following:
- a CDS encoding Tfp pilus assembly protein FimT/FimU; protein product: MRVWSQSRSVPVVGVPCRARGFTLVELMITIAVAAVLLVIAVPSFRNITNSNRLTTAANTMVNALNTARMEAIKLNATTQFCSDLAGNNTDGSSTTSDSALSTACGSSGGAVVELTGSTANSLLAATQGLALPVQLSGNITAVRFSGQGLGYKATDTSKTPVTSTIATVCVAGLSGNNRIAIGMTTGTIITTTPSPGACP
- the pilV gene encoding type IV pilus modification protein PilV, whose translation is MTHPWLSRKAQVGVGLIEVLVAVLVLSIGFVGIAAMQARSLSTNNSAMARSMATVASYSILDAMRADITGAESGNYNGTVTANACGSAGAALDTQQLFAWCSELAATLGASASTTGNVNCNAVAGSTALCTITIRFDDSRAGAGGGTAQQVVTRAML
- a CDS encoding prepilin-type N-terminal cleavage/methylation domain-containing protein; translation: MSKLRTTHGQPRHLGGFTLVELMIAMLLGLIVIGGVTSVFLAGQQTYRANEALGDVADGSRTAFEMLSRDLRDAGLSGCDNTSGRVANVINPPYPWYSDWNNALHGYDDASTDPALTGITGNGAPVPNTSSVHVISTSNTDVTVSWTPAPSSADFKVSGSTTELNSGDLIMVCDFDHATLLQITNYNNSNVDVQHNDGAGTPGNCSKGLGYPTVCTTNGAAYSFPGNSRVAKLTAVDWYIGTNPVKGRSLYRRTVTNVAGTITPASQEMVRNVDNMQINYLVPGSTFGNATSVGANWATVSAAQVTLTVASTLQSVNANSAGPIQRVFTTTTAVRNRLQ
- a CDS encoding pilus assembly PilX family protein, producing the protein MKTPGASHPYRVRSLSSGIRAQRGIALVVALILLVLITLVGLAAMRGTIMQQRMASNLYDREQAFQSAEAALRAAAAQIPTDSSIIWHNCQAGGTVCQPNPFDSSGSNPAPSSAIHTLATGTGTGQYTASATAYGQPQFVVENMGNWVDQSTNTGFGQTGNSRNYGVQGASSTGVYYRITARNGDPAVVGDRAVVTVQAVFKQG
- a CDS encoding pilus assembly protein, with amino-acid sequence MKSTLPSRHPRVRAFGRVLGTMFGVWMLGAAYTPAVAAAAPEPWMAAAPEPAPAAASTSAPASSSTVAVDQQPLTVQPAIPPNIVLMLDDSGSMYWDYMPDWGYLIKNADGTFSSPSNNDQPRNASINGVYYNPNITYTPPPKADSTATTPDLYPNSPGLTNAYFDGFTDTSTADEQDITSYQANNNANNSGGSSYPYYTTFTVTVTTTDTPIATTSYSCPSSAPSGIYVIGSENPPICYQCPIGYTRLKGSSVVNCEKTNSGTTTSPLGTVASTSTVTYSCPSGDTQSGSGSSTVCTNSQRVNKNYFTYTTGSSNTEHYVGATGTCALLSTASPAVSTSLCDETAATQQNVANWFSYYRTRILMAKSGLMTAFSTVSAKFRVGFGSINGSGASWIKSNLANYYPFSTPTKSSNYLAEVQPFGDGSSGTQKANFWNWVTALSANNSTPLRYALDAVGQYYSGTDSTTPASNAWDTMLGDPGYVAGGANSTEIACRQSYTILTTDGFWNSSFSSTAEKGASSAAWPTVTGPNNQKWPLVAGSKPPAPYAGGLYGSGPSLADVAMYYWENDLQPGASGLSNEVPTNSEDPAFWQHMTTFTMGLGFTPQDAKGNAINMPAMFNWANGGTQPTGWGGWPTPASNSINNIADLAHAGLNGHGGFYSATSPQTFSSGLSDALKRAQARTGTGASLAANSTQLTTGTEAYQATYETAKWYGDLEALSVDPSTGAISGSCSSTSTGSWCADTQLASSATSGTFPSRVIYTYVPGSATWTTGTGSFVAFKDSGTTPPTLSSNQLSALGSGSTAQANMVNYLRGDNTLEGSTYRKRTKVLGDIVDSQPVYSGAPNPNEFENQSFSGISNTASSGDNSFEAFAVGTTNSSGKSTASAASTRESLVFVAANDGMLHAFDATTGNEVYAYLPGAVITAGLSNLANLNYGSDTVPHQYFNDGELTIADVFINSTWHTVLVGTTGRGTAKAIYALDITNPASIKPLWERSAGDGGTNAGYIGQMVGKPVIAQVADGNWQVLIGNGYNSTNGTAALLEFNIADGTLSVHSTDSTVGNGLAAPVTWMDTPANGISMEAYAGDLQGRVWMFPLDTATTTTTTSGSGSSATTTTTTTYAADLSTAGTKEFTADSGGTAQPITAGMLAGRDPATGNVWVFFGTGQYLSSGDLTNKQVQSWYGLIVQPGKNQPALPSLPTDTQSGNLVQRSIIYEKAGDSTATPPTLGVRVVTPLPTPSDMGGKLGWYMDLKQPILNSDGSYSGSGNAQGERMVTPSQFQGNLLLGTTRIPQAATNNDICNSSGSGWVMAVDPFTGTNPALSFFQVNGGTGTISITIGGKTVAEAIAGVGFTSLPNNPIFVGTDMLMSFDNGTTSNVNTSGASGVPKRVSWQELVNP